Proteins from a genomic interval of Cyclopterus lumpus isolate fCycLum1 chromosome 18, fCycLum1.pri, whole genome shotgun sequence:
- the fcer1g gene encoding high affinity immunoglobulin epsilon receptor subunit gamma isoform X1 codes for MTALDRSPLLVVIFLWMSFGKVSAALTEPQICYVLDGILFLYGIILTALYCRIKIYNGKEAAAEKAKGKQNVEEGIYTGLTPHAQDTYESIGMKK; via the exons ATGACGGCGTTGGACAGGAGCCCATTACTGGTGGTCATTTTTCTGTGGatgagttttggaaaagtgtcTG CCGCTCTGACAGAGCCACAGATCTGTTACGTGCTGGATGGAATCCTGTTTCTGTACGGCATCATCCTGACGGCTCTCTACTGCAGAATCAAG ATCTACAATGGTAAGGAGGCTGCAGCTGAGAAGGCAAAGGGCAAGCAG AATGTTGAAGAGGGTATCTATACG GGGTTGACTCCTCATGCCCAGGACACTTATGAAAGTATTGGCATGAAAAAGTGA
- the fcer1g gene encoding high affinity immunoglobulin epsilon receptor subunit gamma isoform X2 — protein sequence MTALDRSPLLVVIFLWMSFGKVSAALTEPQICYVLDGILFLYGIILTALYCRIKIYNGKEAAAEKAKGKQGLTPHAQDTYESIGMKK from the exons ATGACGGCGTTGGACAGGAGCCCATTACTGGTGGTCATTTTTCTGTGGatgagttttggaaaagtgtcTG CCGCTCTGACAGAGCCACAGATCTGTTACGTGCTGGATGGAATCCTGTTTCTGTACGGCATCATCCTGACGGCTCTCTACTGCAGAATCAAG ATCTACAATGGTAAGGAGGCTGCAGCTGAGAAGGCAAAGGGCAAGCAG GGGTTGACTCCTCATGCCCAGGACACTTATGAAAGTATTGGCATGAAAAAGTGA